AGCCCGCCTGGACGCGCTGGCGAAGCAAACCGGGCGTACGAAGACCTTCTACCTCCAGGAGATGATCAAGCGCAGTCTGGACGATATGGAGGACTACTATCTGGCCGCCGAAACCGTTACCCGCATCCGCAA
Above is a window of Algiphilus sp. DNA encoding:
- a CDS encoding TraY domain-containing protein, with the translated sequence MTISVRLPPETEARLDALAKQTGRTKTFYLQEMIKRSLDDMEDYYLAAETVTRIRKGEESTSTSAEVRKRLGLED